A genomic stretch from Astatotilapia calliptera chromosome 4, fAstCal1.2, whole genome shotgun sequence includes:
- the LOC113020188 gene encoding serine protease 27-like isoform X2: protein MAFYKVMCLAAGLMLLTQESESQLGVCGQPKLNTRIVGGQAARAGSWPWQVSLQRSGSHFCGGSLINSQWVLTAAHCFQTTPTGLTVNLGLQSLQGSNPNAVSRTVTQIIKHPNYNSQTFNNDVCLLQLSSPVTFNNYISPVCLAASDSIFYSGVNSWVTGWGSTREGASAPSPNLMEVEVPVVGNRKCNCNYGVGSITGNMICAGLSAGGKDSCQGDSGGPMVSKQSGRWIQAGVVSFGEGCARPNLPGVYTRVSQYQTWIRTQISSNQPGFMTFRSTGINSDLSVTC from the exons ATGGCTTTCTACAAAGTGATGTGTTTGGCTGCTGGGCTGATGCTCCTGACCCAAG agTCTGAGTCACAGCTGGGTG TTTGTGGTCAGCCAAAGCTCAACACCAGGATTGTAGGAGGACAGGCGGCCCGCGCTGGCAGCTGGCCCTGGCAGGTCAGTCTGCAAAGATCTGGGTCCCACTTCTGTGGAGGATCCCTCATTAACAGTCAGTGGGTGCTGACTGCTGCTCACTGCTTTCAAAC TACTCCAACCGGTCTGACTGTGAATCTGGGCCTTCAGAGTCTACAGGGATCTAATCCCAATGCAGTGTCTCGGACAGTAACACAGATCATCAAACATCCAAACTACAACTCTCAAACTTTCAACAATGACGTCTGCCTCCTGCAGCTCTCCTCACCGGTGACTTTCAACAACTACATTTCTCCCGTCTGCCTGGCAGCTTCAGACAGCATCTTCTACAGCGGTGTTAACAGCTGGGTCACCGGCTGGGGAAGTACTAGAGAAGGAG CGTCCGCTCCTTCACCCAACCTGATGGAGGTGGAGGTTCCTGTTGtgggaaacaggaagtgtaaCTGTAACTATGGAGTGGGATCAATCACTGGCAACATGATCTGTGCCGGGTTAAGTGCAGGAGGAAAGGACTCCTGTCAG GGGGATTCAGGAGGTCCAATGGTGAGCAAGCAGAGCGGTCGCTGGATTCAGGCGGGAGTCGTCAGTTTTGGGGAAGGTTGTGCCAGGCCGAATCTTCCAGGAGTCTACACCAGAGTATCCCAGTACCAGACCTGGATCAGGACCCAGATCTCCTCCAACCAGCCGGGCTTCATGACGTTCAGGTCCACTGGGATCAACAGTGACCTCAGTGTCACCTGCTGA
- the LOC113020188 gene encoding serine protease 27-like isoform X1 encodes MAFYKVMCLAAGLMLLTQESESQLGVCGQPKLNTRIVGGQAARAGSWPWQVSLQRSGSHFCGGSLINSQWVLTAAHCFQTSTPTGLTVNLGLQSLQGSNPNAVSRTVTQIIKHPNYNSQTFNNDVCLLQLSSPVTFNNYISPVCLAASDSIFYSGVNSWVTGWGSTREGASAPSPNLMEVEVPVVGNRKCNCNYGVGSITGNMICAGLSAGGKDSCQGDSGGPMVSKQSGRWIQAGVVSFGEGCARPNLPGVYTRVSQYQTWIRTQISSNQPGFMTFRSTGINSDLSVTC; translated from the exons ATGGCTTTCTACAAAGTGATGTGTTTGGCTGCTGGGCTGATGCTCCTGACCCAAG agTCTGAGTCACAGCTGGGTG TTTGTGGTCAGCCAAAGCTCAACACCAGGATTGTAGGAGGACAGGCGGCCCGCGCTGGCAGCTGGCCCTGGCAGGTCAGTCTGCAAAGATCTGGGTCCCACTTCTGTGGAGGATCCCTCATTAACAGTCAGTGGGTGCTGACTGCTGCTCACTGCTTTCAAAC CAGTACTCCAACCGGTCTGACTGTGAATCTGGGCCTTCAGAGTCTACAGGGATCTAATCCCAATGCAGTGTCTCGGACAGTAACACAGATCATCAAACATCCAAACTACAACTCTCAAACTTTCAACAATGACGTCTGCCTCCTGCAGCTCTCCTCACCGGTGACTTTCAACAACTACATTTCTCCCGTCTGCCTGGCAGCTTCAGACAGCATCTTCTACAGCGGTGTTAACAGCTGGGTCACCGGCTGGGGAAGTACTAGAGAAGGAG CGTCCGCTCCTTCACCCAACCTGATGGAGGTGGAGGTTCCTGTTGtgggaaacaggaagtgtaaCTGTAACTATGGAGTGGGATCAATCACTGGCAACATGATCTGTGCCGGGTTAAGTGCAGGAGGAAAGGACTCCTGTCAG GGGGATTCAGGAGGTCCAATGGTGAGCAAGCAGAGCGGTCGCTGGATTCAGGCGGGAGTCGTCAGTTTTGGGGAAGGTTGTGCCAGGCCGAATCTTCCAGGAGTCTACACCAGAGTATCCCAGTACCAGACCTGGATCAGGACCCAGATCTCCTCCAACCAGCCGGGCTTCATGACGTTCAGGTCCACTGGGATCAACAGTGACCTCAGTGTCACCTGCTGA